Proteins co-encoded in one Pogona vitticeps strain Pit_001003342236 chromosome 9, PviZW2.1, whole genome shotgun sequence genomic window:
- the LOC110075675 gene encoding mRNA decay activator protein ZFP36L1, producing the protein MPSGFLTSFPELEHDALCQTFLSLRANEDAHREAEIPPGFQRSFSACPLTLSASRREGSERPSEEALALHAVSDRNSPAWPLQAQWSRDPEEPPSASSPQAQALFRLDRSLSALEGGRQGEARAVSSRYKTELCRTFEESGTCKYGAKCQFAHGSEELRGLSRHPKYKTEPCRTFHTSGFCPYGARCHFIHNDEERRPLPRSAQRASHSLGSGGFAAGPLAAASPPPPAPLSPRLLQIFFPGDVLNPQAPPSGSLSTPRSSRTPLVTPGPFAFPSLSALQKSHSADSLSDQEDSGSSVGSSGSESPGVGPPGRRLPIFSQLSVSDD; encoded by the exons ATGCCCTCGGGGTTCCTCACTTCTTTCCCGGAGCTGGAGCACGATGCTCTTTGCCAG aCTTTCTTGAGTCTGAGGGCTAATGAAGATGCCCACAGAGAGGCCGAGATCCCCCCCGGATTCCAGCGCAGCTTCTCGGCCTGCCCCCTTACCCTCTCAGCTTCTCGCAGGGAAGGCTCTGAACGCCCCTCGGAGGAGGCCCTCGCCCTGCACGCCGTCTCTGACCGGAACAGCCCGGCGTGGCCCCTCCAGGCCCAGTGGAGTCGGGATCCTGAGGAGCCACCCAGCGCCAGCTCGCCACAAGCACAAGCCCTCTTCCGCCTGGACCGCTCCCTGAGCGCTCTCGAGGGCGGCCGCCAAGGGGAGGCCAGAGCAGTGTCGTCCCGGTACAAGACCGAGCTGTGCCGCACCTTTGAAGAGAGCGGCACCTGCAAGTACGGCGCCAAGTGCCAGTTTGCGCACGGCAGCGAGGAGCTGCGGGGGCTCAGCCGGCACCCCAAGTACAAGACCGAGCCCTGCCGCACCTTCCACACCTCCGGCTTCTGCCCCTACGGGGCTCGCTGCCACTTCATCCACAACGACGAGGAGCGCCGCCCGCTGCCCAGGAGCGCCCAGCGTGCCAGCCACAGCCTCGGCTCCGGGGGCTTTGCTGCGGGACCCCTGGCTGCAGCGTCCCCCCCTCCACCGGCCCCTTTAAGCCCCCGTCTACTCCAAATCTTCTTTCCCGGAGATGTCCTGAACCCCCAGGCACCCCCCAGTGGCTCCCTCAGCACCCCTAGATCCAGCCGAACGCCTCTGGTGACACCCGGCCCTTTTGCTTTCCCCAGCCTCTCGGCGCTTCAGAAGAGCCACTCTGCTGATTCCCTCTCCGACCAAGAAGATTCTGGAAGCTCGGTAGGAAGCAGCGGCTCCGAATCCCCCGGCGTAGGGCCCCCGGGACGCAGGCTCCCCATCTTCAGCCAGCTCTCCGTCTCCGATGACTGA